In Lacerta agilis isolate rLacAgi1 chromosome 1, rLacAgi1.pri, whole genome shotgun sequence, the following proteins share a genomic window:
- the LTO1 gene encoding protein LTO1 homolog: MEADAGGSDAFDTIVMAETRFHGEGYQEGYAEGTRAGLLEGRQYGIQQGAKIGLEIGSYLGFAMTWQKLLHKGSDEKNSKKIKALESLIEMIRTFPCEDPAYDKLQEDLEKIRGRFKQVRSLLHIPSSVRLGAEGSALTF; this comes from the exons ATGGAGGCTGACGCGGGCGGGTCGGACGCCTTCGATACCATTGTCATGGCGGAGACGAG ATTTCATGGTGAAGGCTATCAGGAAGGATATGCTGAAGGAACACGTGCTGGACTCCTTGAAGGAAGGCAATATGGCATACAACAAGGTGCAAAGATTGGCTTAGAA ATTGGATCATACCTTGGTTTTGCAATGACATGGCAGAAATTGCTTCATAAAGGCTCTGATGAGAAAAAcag TAAAAAGATAAAAGCTCTAGAGTCATTAATAGAGATGATTCGGACATTTCCTTGTGAGGATCCAGCCTATGACAAACTTCAGGAAGACCTGGAGAAAATCAGAGGACGGTTTAAACAG gTTCGTTCATTGCTGCATATTCCTTCTAGTGTTAGACTTGGTGCTGAAGGATCTGCACTTACATTCTGA